Proteins found in one Xenopus laevis strain J_2021 chromosome 1L, Xenopus_laevis_v10.1, whole genome shotgun sequence genomic segment:
- the arrdc3.L gene encoding arrestin domain-containing protein 3 isoform X1 encodes MVLGKVKSLTISFDCLNGSHVPVYSSGDTVSGRVNVEVTGEIRVKSLRITGRGHAKVRWTESRNAGSNTAYTQNYTEEVDYFTHKHILIGHERDDDNSEEGLTTIHSGRHEYAFSFELPQIPLATSFEGRHGSVRYWVKAELHRPWLLPVKLKKEFTVFEHIDINTPSLLAPQAGTKEKTLCCWLCTSGPISLSAKIERKGYTPGESIQIFAEIENCSSRMVVPKAALYQTQTFYAKGKMKEVKQLVANLRGESLSSGKTETWNGKLLKIPPVSPSIIDCSIIRVEYSLMVYVDIPGAMDLFLNLPLVIGTIPLHPFGSRTSSVSSQYSINNWLGLTLPERPEAPPSYADIVTEEQRQNLMSSNACDNFELALQGPLFAYIQEFRFLPPPLYSEVDPNPDQPTEEHPSCPSR; translated from the exons ATGGTGCTGGGGAAGGTGAAGAGCTTGACCATAAGCTTTGACTGTCTCAATGGCAGCCACGTCCCCGTCTATTCCAGCGGGGATACCGTCTCAGGGAGAGTCAATGTGGAAGTGACGGGGGAGATTCGGGTGAAATCACTTCGGATCACTGGCCGGGGACACGCTAAAGTGCGATGGACGGAATCCAGGAATGCTGGCTCCAACACTGCCTATACCCAGAACTACACTGAGGAAGTGGACTATTTCACTCACAAACACATCCTCATTGGCCATGAGAGAG atgatgATAATTCAGAAGAAGGACTAACCACTATTCATTCAGGAAGGCATGAATATGCATTTAGCTTTGAGCTTCCACAAAT ACCACTTGCTACCTCATTTGAAGGCAGACATGGCAGTGTGCGCTACTGGGTGAAAGCCGAATTGCACAGACCCTGGCTTCTACCAGTAAAATTAAAGAAGGAATTCACAGTCTTTGAACATATAGATATCAACACTCCTTCATTACTG gcaCCCCAAGCAGGCACAAAAGAAAAGACCCTGTGTTGCTGGTTATGTACCTCAGGTCCAATATCCTTAAGTGCCAAAATAGAAAGAAAGGGCTACACACCAG GTGAATCAATTCAAATCTTCGCAGAGATTGAGAATTGTTCTTCCCGCATGGTGGTACCAAAGGCAGCCCTTTATCAAACGCAGACATTTTATGccaaaggaaaaatgaaggaagTCAAGCAACTTGTTGCCAACTTGAGGGGAGAGTCCTTGTCATCAGGGAAAACAGAGACTTGGAATGGCAAGCTGCTGAAAATTCCACCAGTTTCTCCTTCTATCATTGACTGTAGCATAATCCGTGTGGAATATTCCCTTATG GTATATGTGGATATTCCGGGGGCTATGGATTTATTCCTTAATTTACCATTGGTAATCGGCACTATTCCACTGCATCCATTTGGTAGCCGGACATCCAGCGTGAGCAGCCAGTACAGCATAAATAACTGGCTTGGTCTGACATTGCCAGAAAGACCTGAAG CGCCTCCTAGCTATGCAGATATTGTCACAGAAGAGCAAAGGCAGAATCTGATGTCTTCAAATGCTTGTGACAACTTTGAATTGGCTCTTCAAGGACCACTATTTGCATACATCCAAGAATTTCGGTTTCTTCCCCCTCCACTATATTCAGAG
- the arrdc3.L gene encoding arrestin domain-containing protein 3 isoform X2, whose protein sequence is MYPYIYMCGDSIARVFIPYISLVATVTIPRSVPGMACHAQHGCPVGVGATWSVLETQFQDDDNSEEGLTTIHSGRHEYAFSFELPQIPLATSFEGRHGSVRYWVKAELHRPWLLPVKLKKEFTVFEHIDINTPSLLAPQAGTKEKTLCCWLCTSGPISLSAKIERKGYTPGESIQIFAEIENCSSRMVVPKAALYQTQTFYAKGKMKEVKQLVANLRGESLSSGKTETWNGKLLKIPPVSPSIIDCSIIRVEYSLMVYVDIPGAMDLFLNLPLVIGTIPLHPFGSRTSSVSSQYSINNWLGLTLPERPEAPPSYADIVTEEQRQNLMSSNACDNFELALQGPLFAYIQEFRFLPPPLYSEVDPNPDQPTEEHPSCPSR, encoded by the exons ATGtacccctatatatatatgtgtggcgACTCCATTGCTCGTGTCTTTATTCCTTACATATCTCTAGTCGCCACTGTCACTATACCTCGCAGCGTTCCAGGAATGGCTTGCCACGCTCAACATGGCTGCCCGGTTGGAGTGGGGGCAACATGGAGTGTATTAGAGACACAATTCCAGG atgatgATAATTCAGAAGAAGGACTAACCACTATTCATTCAGGAAGGCATGAATATGCATTTAGCTTTGAGCTTCCACAAAT ACCACTTGCTACCTCATTTGAAGGCAGACATGGCAGTGTGCGCTACTGGGTGAAAGCCGAATTGCACAGACCCTGGCTTCTACCAGTAAAATTAAAGAAGGAATTCACAGTCTTTGAACATATAGATATCAACACTCCTTCATTACTG gcaCCCCAAGCAGGCACAAAAGAAAAGACCCTGTGTTGCTGGTTATGTACCTCAGGTCCAATATCCTTAAGTGCCAAAATAGAAAGAAAGGGCTACACACCAG GTGAATCAATTCAAATCTTCGCAGAGATTGAGAATTGTTCTTCCCGCATGGTGGTACCAAAGGCAGCCCTTTATCAAACGCAGACATTTTATGccaaaggaaaaatgaaggaagTCAAGCAACTTGTTGCCAACTTGAGGGGAGAGTCCTTGTCATCAGGGAAAACAGAGACTTGGAATGGCAAGCTGCTGAAAATTCCACCAGTTTCTCCTTCTATCATTGACTGTAGCATAATCCGTGTGGAATATTCCCTTATG GTATATGTGGATATTCCGGGGGCTATGGATTTATTCCTTAATTTACCATTGGTAATCGGCACTATTCCACTGCATCCATTTGGTAGCCGGACATCCAGCGTGAGCAGCCAGTACAGCATAAATAACTGGCTTGGTCTGACATTGCCAGAAAGACCTGAAG CGCCTCCTAGCTATGCAGATATTGTCACAGAAGAGCAAAGGCAGAATCTGATGTCTTCAAATGCTTGTGACAACTTTGAATTGGCTCTTCAAGGACCACTATTTGCATACATCCAAGAATTTCGGTTTCTTCCCCCTCCACTATATTCAGAG
- the arrdc3.L gene encoding arrestin domain-containing protein 3 isoform X3: MVVPKAALYQTQTFYAKGKMKEVKQLVANLRGESLSSGKTETWNGKLLKIPPVSPSIIDCSIIRVEYSLMVYVDIPGAMDLFLNLPLVIGTIPLHPFGSRTSSVSSQYSINNWLGLTLPERPEAPPSYADIVTEEQRQNLMSSNACDNFELALQGPLFAYIQEFRFLPPPLYSEVDPNPDQPTEEHPSCPSR; the protein is encoded by the exons ATGGTGGTACCAAAGGCAGCCCTTTATCAAACGCAGACATTTTATGccaaaggaaaaatgaaggaagTCAAGCAACTTGTTGCCAACTTGAGGGGAGAGTCCTTGTCATCAGGGAAAACAGAGACTTGGAATGGCAAGCTGCTGAAAATTCCACCAGTTTCTCCTTCTATCATTGACTGTAGCATAATCCGTGTGGAATATTCCCTTATG GTATATGTGGATATTCCGGGGGCTATGGATTTATTCCTTAATTTACCATTGGTAATCGGCACTATTCCACTGCATCCATTTGGTAGCCGGACATCCAGCGTGAGCAGCCAGTACAGCATAAATAACTGGCTTGGTCTGACATTGCCAGAAAGACCTGAAG CGCCTCCTAGCTATGCAGATATTGTCACAGAAGAGCAAAGGCAGAATCTGATGTCTTCAAATGCTTGTGACAACTTTGAATTGGCTCTTCAAGGACCACTATTTGCATACATCCAAGAATTTCGGTTTCTTCCCCCTCCACTATATTCAGAG